From the Amblyraja radiata isolate CabotCenter1 chromosome 14, sAmbRad1.1.pri, whole genome shotgun sequence genome, one window contains:
- the slc19a2 gene encoding thiamine transporter 1, whose product MEPSSDDCQCGGWNVVPGPGVRAPGGDLGAGMPAPVAVGPGSEVLAPGGPGPGILASEGPVPGMHAPGSGVPGPEDSSSSSSSRRRLRSPTPRSRWLHPTALLCLCGFFSNVRPSEPFLTPYLLGPDKNLTEQQVKEVFPVWTYSYLVLLFPIFLATDYLHYKPVIIIQCAALMVTFFMLLYARGLLAMQFMEFFYGMVTASEVAYYSYIYTMVDFNMYQKVTGYCRCATLVGYTVGSIVGQILISFTVVSLFHLHVISLVCAAVALFASILLPMPQKSIFFHRVIRDCNSKDIRDEGARSSSKGLESSSLLSCGDAEKLVHSHLLKPTDANPYTHRITNKTPLKGIYHVLALLWKTLMECYSSGTLLCWSVWWALSTCGYFQILNYVQILWEKIYPSQNSQIYNGMVEAASALLGAGAAFIVGYVKISWSMWSEVALLIFSTVIVAVLYIMATVQHIWVCYSCYIVFRIIYMMLITIATYKIAANLSVELYALVFGVNTFIALVLQTVLTLIVVESNMLNLTIFGQFLAYTVYFAAIAMLFLIFGAYSVMKKYSGEVRTAENSSECRDGKQEVVPGCEQDEYL is encoded by the exons ATGGAGCCTTCGAGCGACGACTGTCAGTGCGGTGGATGGAACGTTGTCCCGGGGCCTGGAGTGCGCGCGCCCGGCGGTGACCTTGGAGCGGGAATGCCCGCGCCCGTGGCCGTCGGACCTGGATCAGAAGTGCTCGCGCCCGGCGGCCCGGGACCGGGAATACTCGCGTCCGAGGGCCCGGTACCGGGAATGCACGCGCCTGGCAGCGgggttccgggaccggaggacagcagcagcagcagcagcagcaggcggCGGCTGAGGAGCCCGACCCCCCGCTCCAGGTGGCTGCACCCCACCGCCCTGCTTTGCCTCTGCGGCTTCTTCTCCAACGTACGGCCCTCCGAGCCCTTCCTCACTCCCTACCTCCTGGGGCCCGACAAGAACCTGACCGAGCAGCAG GTGAAGGAGGTTTTTCCAGTATGGACCTACTCGTATCTGGTTCTTCTGTTTCCCATCTTCCTTGCAACTGACTATCTCCATTACAAGCCAGTCATTATTATACAATGTGCGGCTTTGATGGTGACCTTTTTCATGCTATTGTACGCTCGAGGACTGCTGGCAATGCAGTTTATGGAGTTTTTCTACGGGATGGTGACTGCATCGGAAGTGGCTTATTACTCTTACATCTACACAATGGTTGACTTTAACATGTACCAGAAAGTGACTGGGTATTGTCGATGTGCCACATTGGTTGGGTACACCGTGGGATCTATTGTGGGGCAAATACTGATTTCGTTTACTGTGGTCTCTCTCTTCCACCTCCATGTTATTTCCTTGGTTTGTGCTGCAGTTGCCCTTTTTGCATCGATTCTTCTTCCAATGCCCCAGAAAAGCATATTCTTCCACAGAGTGATAAGAGACTGTAACTCTAAAGATATCAGAGATGAAGGTGCAAGGTCATCTTCGAAAGGACTTGAATCATCTTCATTGCTGAGTTGTGGTGATGCTGAGAAATTGGTTCATAGTCATCTCCTCAAGCCAACAGATGCCAATCCATACACTCATAGAATTACG AATAAAACGCCTTTGAAAGGTATTTACCATGTCCTGGCCTTACTCTGGAAGACTTTAATGGAGTGTTATTCCTCGGGGACACTACTCTGCTGGTCAGTGTGGTGGGCATTGTCCACCTGTGGCTATTTTCAAATATTGAATTATGTTCAAATATTGTGGGAGAAAATTTATCCTTCGCAAAATTCCCAGATTTACAATGGGATGGTGGAAGCCGCATCGGCACTATTGG GTGCAGGGGCAGCGTTTATTGTGGGTTATGTTAAAATATCCTGGTCCATGTGGAGTGAAGTTGCGCTCCTCATCTTTTCCACTGTTATTGTTGCTGTGCTCTACATCATGGCCACAGTCCAACACATCTGGGTCTGTTACAGCTGTTACATCGTATTCAGAATTATTTACATGATGCTGATAACCATAGCCAC GTACAAAATTGCTGCAAATCTAAGTGTGGAATTGTATGCTTTGGTGTTTGGTGTAAACACTTTCATTGCCTTAGTCCTCCAGACTGTCCTGACTCTGATTGTAGTGGAATCCAACATGCTGAACCTAACCATATTTGGACAG TTTCTGGCTTACACTGTGTACTTTGCAGCGATTGCCATGCTGTTTCTGATCTTTGGTGCATACAGCGTCATGAAGAAGTACAGTGGAGAGGTACGAACGGCTGAGAACAGCTCGGAGTGCAGGGACGGCAAGCAGGAAGTGGTGCCTGGATGTGAGCAGGATGAGTACTTGTAG